GCCAGCTGCCCAGTTGTCAAAACTGAGAAAAGCTTGGCGAATACGAGGAGAGTAACTGTTTGATACTCGCTCGTTACCGTCGGTATGAGTCATAAAATCAAGTTCAATAAACCCGACCAGCTTATGACCATCAATATCAGTAGACGATTTAAAGTTGAAGCGTGACTCTCTTGCTTGAAAATCGACGACTTGGTTGCCTCTGCTTGAGTCACCATAAATAGTGCCTGGTACATAAAACTGACGAGATAGGTTTCCAGAATCAGGTGCGCCATTACTGTAGTCACTAAACATAACATCAGCTTTTACATAACCACCGAACTTAAAATCTGTCTCTGCATATGCACTGACGCTCATTGTCGCAATCGCTGCGGCGCAAAGAACGCTTAGTTTTGCTTGTTTCATTCCCTTTCTCCCATATTTTTTTATTATCCTTACGAAATATGACCGACTTAACAACAAGTCAACATTAGCAATAGGTCTATCAGACAAAGGTAGAACAACCATTACAAATTAATCACATTCGCATTCGACGCCGCTAATATTAGTAAAGAATTATACAAAGTGTTAATTAGTACCGTTTTTTTGGAGGATAAGTCATTAATGAAATTTTAGATTTTGCTGAAAGACAAATAGGGGGATATCTAGAAAGTACGTTACAAGGCAACCAATTACTCAGTTAAAACAGCCACTTCCACATGTCAATCTAGATTGACATTGCACTGCAAAAAATGTGTAACACTGTTGTCATCTCATTAATAAAAACTCTAAACTATTTCATTGAGTCTTTTCCAGTTTCCTCTATCCAACTTTATCAACAGTTTTTATTTGGTATACAGCTTAAAATTTTCGTTAGAATGATTACCTGATAATATTTTTCATAAAAAGAAATGGAGTGGTGAATAAAGATTATTAGGAAGAAAGCTTACTTAAAATAACCGATATGCAGATAAAGGCAGAAATAGCTGGTTTCACCAGTTTTATCTATTACATAAATGCTGCATACACATTATCGAGTAATATACATGACGAGAACCGCGCTGATAAAACGAACAACAACCGTTTTGGTTGCATATTTGGCATTTTCAGTCTTGAAAATAGAATAGATAAAAGCGAGTAGACTTTTGAAGTAGATTTTGAAGTAGTTTATTGCGGTAATCGATTGAAACAGAAAGTGGTGGGCTGTGAAGGATTCGAACCTTCGACCAATTGGATAAGAAAGAGCAAGCCAACTGCCTATTCATCAATACCAGCAGCAACTGAACTAACAGCTAAATCTAGATAGCATAAAATTTCTATCAATCGGAAATAAAATAGAGTAGCTGAAAATGGAGTAAATTTATGAAGTGGTGAGTAAACGAAGTAAGATATTGCAGTTTACGATTGAAACAGAAAGTGGTGGGCTGTGAAGGATCTGAACCTTCGACCAATTGGATAAGAAAGAGCAAGCCAACTGCCTATTCATCAATACCAGCAGCAACTGAACTAACAGCTAAATCTAGATAGCATAAAATTTCTATCAATCGGAAATAAAATAGAGTAGCTGAAAATGGAGTAAATCTATGAAGTGGTGAGTAAACGAAGTAAGATATTGCAGTTTACGATTGAAACAGAAAGTGGTGGGCTGTGAAGGATTCGAACCTTCGACCAATTGGTTAAAAGCCAACTGCTCTACCAACTGAGCTAACAGCCCTTTCTGGTAATGCTGGTATTACATTTTCTGAATTTTATTGCCTTGAAGCAAATCCACCTCAGAAGTGGTGGGCCGTGAAGGATTCGAACCTTCGACCAATTGGTTAAAAGCCAACTGCTCTACCAACTGAGCTAACGGCCCTTTCTGGTATTGCGTTTCTGAATTCATCTGCCTTGAAGCAAATCCACCTCAGAAGTGGTGGGCCGTGAAGGATTCGAACCTTCGACCAATTGGTTAAAAGCCAACTGCTCTACCAACTGAGCTAACGGCCCTTTCTGGTATTGCGTTTCTGAATTCATCTGCCTTGAAGCAAATCCACCTCAGAAGTGGTGGGCCGTGAAGGATTCGAACCTTCGACCAATTGGTTAAAAGCCAACTGCTCTACCAACTGAGCTAACGGCCCTTTCTGGTATTGCGTTTCTGAATTCATCTGCCTTGAAGCAAATCCACCTCAGAAGTGGTGGGCCGTGAAGGATTCGAACCTTCGACCAATTGGTTAAAAGCCAACTGCTCTACCAACTGAGCTAACGGCCCTTTCTGGTATTGCGTTTCTGAATTCATCTGCCTTGAAGCAAATCCACCTCAGAAGTGGTGGGCCGTGAAGGATTCGAACCTTCGACCAATTGGTTAAAAGCCAACTGCTCTACCAACTGAGCTAACGGCCCTTTCTGGTATTACATTTTCTGAATTCATCTGCCTTGAAGCAAATCCACCTCAGAAGTGGTGGGCCGTGAAGGATTCGAACCTTCGACCAATTGGTTAAAAGCCAACTGCTCTACCAACTGAGCTAACGGCCCTTTCTGGTATTGCTTACATCATTAACGCTTTATTTAGATTAACTAAACAATTCGCTTAGATGCCCTCTGGAAGACGGTGTCTCTCTGAGGGCGCCTATAATACCTTTTTCATTTGCTCATGCAAGTGCAATTTTCCCATTTTTCATCGTTTGCATGAAAAACAGTCTAAGAGATTGTTTTTTGAATAAATCGCAATCAAAGTGCTGAAAGTTGCTGCTGTGCAATGCGGGCTGCTGCGCTATTAGCATATTCCTTCACAACTTTCTGGTAATAAGCTTTCGCTCTGGCTTTATCACCAGTTTTCTCAGAAATCATACCAAGCTTAACTAAACTCTCGCCTCGCTTGCCTGAATCCTTAAATTTATCAACCACAGTTGTAAATGCCTTAGCCGCAGCAACAAACTCGCTCTTATTATAGAGTAGCTGACCTAACCAGTAGTTAGCATTGGGTGCATAACTGGAATTCGGGTAGTTTTCTATAAATTTGGCAAAAGCAGGAATGGCAGCTTCGTACTTTTTCTCTTTAAGTACTAGATTTACAGCTTGCTCATAGCTAGCCGTCTCACCTAATGTAGAATTAGCACTACTATTGTCACCTGATGCGACCATAGGAGCTGAGGGCTTACTCGAGATATTAGCAATATCTTCATACAGCTGACGTTGTCTTTGCAGCATCTGCTCTATTAGATAAGACTGTTGCTCACTTAATCCACGCAGATCGAGGACTTCTTGTTGCAAAGCGTCTAAACGCTGCTGCATAGCAAATTCAGTTTGCTGTTTAGCTTTTACAATTCGCTCTAGACGAGCCACTCTATCGTCTGAAGAGCCACCAGCAACATCCTCAACTGGAGCAGGTGCAGCATTCGCTGCACTCGCTAGGATGATTGCCGCTGATATCACGGCGTATTTCATAGGGTAAACCTTTTACCTAAACATTAGTATACAAGTACAGCACGACGATTTTTAGCAAAACCATCATCAGTACGTGTAAGATCCATTGGCTTTTCTTCACCGTAGCTAACAATACTCATTTGGCTAGGTTGAACACCCATGCCTTGTAGGTATTTAGCCACCGCTTTAGCACGACGTTCGCCTAGTGCAATGTTGTACTCAGGTGTACCGCGCTCATCAGCATGACCTTCAATCATCACTCGAACATTCTGATGTTCAACAAGATAGTCACCATGGGCTTCTAACACTTCAGCAAATTGCTGAGAAACTGAACTGCGATCAAAATCAAAATAGATGATGTGTTCTTTTCTTAGCTCTTGAAACTTAAGCTGCTGCTGTTCATGTGGTGTTAATACCGGCGCGACACCGCCAGTTTCAACGCCATTGTTAGCAGATTCACTTGTTGATGTTTCAGTAGAGCTAGTTGCATCTGTTTCAGACTCAGAAGTCGAGCTACAGGCACTGATAGCCATAATAGGAAGTACGACTAACATGGCTTTAAATAGCTTATTCAGATCCATTTTAAAATCCTTAATCTTTATAGTTAGAGAAATGGTGACCAAGAAGGTGATTTAACTTCACCTTGTCCGGCGGGTAATCTAGCCTTAAAACGTCCATCCATAGAAACTGCGGCCAATACCTGTTTACCTTGGTATGTTGTTCCGTAAATAACCATAGTACCGTTAGGTGCCAGGCTTGGTGATTCATCGAGTCGTGTACTCGTCAAAACTTGCATAAATCGGGTTTCAAGATCCATTCTTGCGATATTGAATTTCCCATTAGTACGATTTACAAAAACAATGCTGCGTCCATCAGGTGCAATTGATCCACCGAGGTTCCACTCACCTTCAAACGTTAAGCGAGAAATCTTACCAGAATCTAAAAACACTCGATATAGCTGAGGGCGACCGCCACGCTCAGACGTCAATAGCAGTGACTTTCCATCAGGGAACCACGACGGTTCAGTATCAATTGCGTAATGATTTGTCACACGCTTTACAGCACTGGTTGCGATATCGACGACATAAATATCTGGCTGTCCATCTTTCGACAACGTCACCGCTAACTTTTTACCGTCAGGAGAAAACACTGGAGCGCCGTTAATACCGTTAAAGCTAGTGACTTTTTTACGCGCCTGGGTATAAATGTTTTGTACAAACACTTCCGCTTTACGATTTTCAAAACTCACGTAGGCGAGTTGCTGCCCATCTGGAGACCATGATGGTGACATCAATGGTTCAGGGGAACGTAGTAACATCTGTTCGTTATAGCCATCGTAATCGGAGATCATCAACTGATAAGGTGACTTTTCGCCATGCTTGACAACAACATAAGCAATACGCGTTAGGAATGCACCACGAATACCTGTTAATTTCTCGTAAACTACATCACTAATACGATGCCCATACTGTCTAAACTGTGCAGCACTAATCACAGTTTCGCGGCTATCGATCACTAAATCTTTTGCTGCTTGTGGACCCATATCAGATTGTAATTGCGCTTTGACCAAATCGATTAGCTCAAAGCTAACCAAGTATTTGTCAGCGCCATAAGGTTTGATTGACCCCATCACAACTGCTTCGGCAGGTTGTGCCATCCAAGCCTTAGCATCAAATTGCGCTAATGTACTGATATTACGCTGCGGTAGACTCAACTCATCTGAGGGGCTAAATGTACCACTGCGCGCAAGATCTGACATAACAACATCGGATATTTGTGACGGCATAGGGCCTGTGCCTTGCCAAACAAACGGAACCACTGCTATCGGCCTTGCAGCATCAACCCCTTCGGTAATAACGATATCTAATGCCGCTTTAGCAGGCATGGTACAAATGAGCAGGCTTGCAAGTAGCCATTGTCCCAAAATCTTCATGTGACTCCTTTAATTGAATGAAGGTCTATAAATAATATTTAGTTCTTTAAGCTTTTCATATACCGCTGGCTCACTCGACACTGGTAACTTTTGAAGCCTTTGAATAGCTGATTGTGTTGCCGTACATAAAGCAGGATCACCTTCAATAATACGGTTGGTCGTAACAAAACCATCTTTTGCCAGACGCACCAACACCTTACAACTCTTCCCTCTCATGGACTCTTCTTGTCGCACATTACGAGCAATCGTTGCAATAATCATTGATGTATAACGATCTACTTCACTCGTAACTTGTTTATTACGCGTTTGCGACAGTGCGACCTGCTCTGCAGCCAAAGCATCTTGCATCATCTGCTCTTGCTGCCGACGTGCTTGCTCCTCAGCTTTGCGTTTACGTTCAGCTTCCGCCTTACGCTTACGTTCATCTGCGGCTTTCTTAGCTGCAGCTTCTTCTGCTTTGCGCTTATCAGCCGCTTTTTTCGCAGCTTCTTCAGACGCTTTGCGTTCCTTATCTTTTTGCTTACGATCCGCTTCCGCTCTCGCTGCTTTCTCTTTTTCCTGTTTTTGCTTTAACTGAGCCGCTTTAGCGGCGTCATTAGCATTTCTGGTTTCAATCTCTTTCTGCTTACGTTGCTGCTCTAACTTTTTAATTTGTGCTTGCTCGCGTTCGCGCTCTTTTCGAGCTTCACGTACCCGCCTATCGGCGTCATCTTGACGAGCTTTCTCTTTACGTGCAGCTTCACGCTTTTGTGCTTTTAACCTTTCAACGTGCTCGGCGACTTTTTGCTGATCAACCACTACCGCTTGCACTGCTGGCGCACTAGCCTGCGGTATAGGTTTAGGCTTGTCAGAAAAATCTACCCCTAACGCTAGAATAACTATCACGCCAATATGAATCCCAGCTGAAATTGACACTGGAATGGTTAATTCTGATTTAGCCGCCACTACTTATCCTCCGGCGAATCTGTCATCAATCCTACAGAAGGCACCCCAGCCCCTTGCAGCGTCACCATTAGCTGGATCACCTTTTCATAAGCAATACTCCGGTCAGCTTTAACAACTACCGGACGCTCAGGCTCCAATTGAATAATCGCGCCAACGCGAATAGCAACTTCTTCAAGCTCAAGTACCTCTTTGGTACTCGAACTGCCCACATCTAAATAGTACTCACCCATGGCATCTATTGACGCAACCACTGGTGGCTTGCTATCAGCAGGTAAAGACTCTGCGGCGCCTTGGGGCAGATCAACTTTAACCCCTTGGGTTACAATCGGCGCAGTCACCATAAAGATAATTAAAAGTACCAACATCACATCGATATAGGGCACCACATTAATTTCAGCGACGGGGCGACGACGCTTCCTTTGGTAGCCTTGATGCATTATGCCTGTTCCTTCTCGCTGTATGCTTGGCGATGCAAGATGCTTGAGAACTCTTCCATAAAGTTGGCGTAAGACATCTCTATCTTATCCACTTGAGTAGAGAAGCGGTTATAAGCAATGACGGCAGGAATAGCGGCAAACAGGCCCATTGCCGTTGCAATCAAGGCTTCTGCAATACCAGGCGCGACCATGGCAAGCGTGGCATTTTCAACCGCACCCAGGGCAATAAAAGAGTTCATGATCCCCCAAACCGTTCCAAACAGACCAATGTAAGGGCTAGTAGAACCTATTGTTGCCAATAGCGGTAAATGAGTTTCAAGCTTTTCCATTTCACGAGAAAGTGAGACTCGCATGGCACGGTAACTACCATCCATAACCGCTTCAGGCACTCGTCCGTTTAATTTATTCAAACGTGCGTACTCTTTAAAACCAGTCACAAACAGCGCTTCAAGACCTATGTTACGATCCTGGCGCGCAGACAGCTCTTGATAGAGTTTATTGAGATCAACACCCGACCAAAACTTATCTTCAAATTTGAGTGCTTCCTTTTTTGCTACCGTTAATAATTTACGACGTTGAAGGATCACAGCCCAAGAGGCAATAGATAGACTAAGTAAGGTCAACATTACAAATTTAACTAAAAAACTTGCTTGTAAAAATAATCCAATAAAAGAAATATCAGCTTCCACCGTTAAACTCCTGGGCAATATTTTGCGGAATGGCTCGGGGTCTCATACGTGATAATGCGACGCAGGCAACTAAAATTTCAGCCTCGCAATACGTAACGCCCTGTTCATCAATTAAACGCTGTTTAAACACCAACGACGCTTTCTTAAGTTGTATGACCTCTGTTTCGACCATAAGGTTCTGCTCAAAACGGGCAGCTTTACAAAAATCCACTGCTGCACGCTTTACAACAAAGGCGATATCGTCGGCAAGCAGTGCTGTCTGACTCACGCCCATCGCCCGTAACCATTCGGTTCGCGCGCGCTCAAAAAACTTTAAATAATTGGAGTGATAAACAACACCACCCGCATCAGTATCTTCGTAATAAACGGAAATAGGCCAACGAAACATATAATGATATCGCCATTTAATCAGATAAAATAAGAGGCCTACTATACCTAGCCAGTATGCAATTGGGAATGGCGATATGTGATAAGCCGAGTGGTTCTTCATAAAATATTGTTAATAATCTTAAAGGATTATTACATCTATACCCAAGCTAACTCAAAATGGATAATTCGGCATGCTGACCAATGATAGAGTTAACTTCGGTTAATTGCGCCAGTATTAACGGTATTGCCACCGTTTGTGCTGCTCTTCTTCATATAGTACTACTGGTTATCCTTTCTTTAACTAAGGTGCTTAGCTATCGTTTTTTGAGCAAAAGAAAGGGAAGCCTGAGCTCCCCTTCTAATCAACTAACTTCTGAGTCTAAACCTAGTCCTAAAACCAAATCAAAACCTATTGTGCAATTTTGGCAGGGATGTTTAGACCAAAGTTATGCCATAAAAAACTATAAATATCAGCAAACTCATCAATCTTCATCGCCGTCGGCTTACCAGCGCCGTGGCCCGCTTTCGACTCTATTCGCATGATAACAGGCGCATCGCCTTGCTGTTTCTCTTGCATCATGGCACCAAACTTAAAGCTATGCAGTGGTACAACCCTGTCATCGTGATCTGCAGTCATCACCATGGTAGCAGGGTAAGATTGTGCTGTTACATTGTGGTATGGCGAGTAGGCATATAAAGCAGGGAACTGCTCGCCGTTATCGGCACTACCGTATTCGCTAGTCCATGCCCAGCCGATAGTGAACTTTTGGAAACGTAGCATATCCAACACACCTACCGCTGGCAGCACAGCTGCAAACAGTTCTGGACGCTGAGTCAATGCTGCGCCCATCAACAAACCACCATTACTACGGCCGTAAGCACCTAGCTTAGAAGTGTTAGTGTAGTTCTCATTGATCAAGTACTCAGCAGCGGCATAATAATCGTCAAAAACATTCTGTTTTTTGTCGAACATACCCGCTTGATGCCAACTTTCACCGTATTCAGCACCACCACGCAAGTTAGGCACTGCGTATACACCGCCCATGTCCATCCATGCGATATTTGCAGGGCTAAAACGTGGGGTTAATGAAATAGCAAAACCACCGTAAGCATATAGCAAGGTCGGATTGTTACCGTCTTTAATCAAGCCTTTTTTGTATGAGATCATCATCGGCACTTTAGTACCGTCTTTACTGCGATAAAACACTTGCTCTGACGTGTAATTATCAGGCTCAAATGAGACGGTTGGTTTGGAGTAAAGTGTTGACTTCCCCGTTTTGAAATCAAATTTGTAAGTAGTTTGCGGTTGAGTGTAACTATTGAATACGTAGTAGAAGTAATCTTTACTGCGTTTACCATAAGGCCCAGCAACCTTTCCTTTACCTGGTAAAGCAACGTCTTGGCGCTTATCACCATTCATGCTGTAAATCGTTAATTTGCCAAGAACGTCATGCAGGTAGCTGACAACGATATGATCATTAACGATAGCAATATTGCTTATCGGGTCTTTTAGCTCAGGAATAATGGTCTGCCAATTGTCCTTAGCGCTTTTATTCACATCAATGGCAATCACTTTGCCGTTTGGCGCGTGATAATCTGTTTTAAAGTAGAAAGTCGACTTATCGTTACCAATAAAGCTATATTCCGCCTCTAAGTCAGGGATAAGTTCAACTACTTCAGCTTGAGGAGTTTTCAATGATTTATAAAAGAAACGGTTGCGGCTGTCAGTACCTTGCGAGATATAAAGCAACAGGTAATCGCCTTTTTCAGTCACTTCAATCCCAAAGCCCCAATCTTTGTTTTGTGGCCTTTCATATACCAAGGTGTCTGCTGACTGGCTGCTGCCTATTTTATGAAAATACACTTTTTGATTAAAGTTCACATCAGCGAGTGCGTTTCCTCCCTTTGGCGCATCATAACGGGCGTAATAGACGCCAGTGTTATCACTATTCCACACCGCACTGGAAAACTTTATCCAATCTAGCTGATCAGTTAACTTCTTTCCCGTCGCAATATCGACAAAGTGCCAGGTTTGCCAATCAGAACCTGATTTGGAAATACCGTATGCTAACGTTTTACCATCATCACTGACCGACGTACCCGACAGCGCAATAGTGCCGTCAGATGAAAACGTATTCGGGTCAAGTAGCACTTTCTCGTTACCCTTGGCATCTTTCACAAATAAAACGGACTGGGCTTGCAGGCCGTTATTGCGATAGTAAAAAGTGTTAGTGCCCTTTTCATTTGGCGCAGAAATTTTCTCAAAATTCCACAGTTCAGTGATGCGATCGACAATGGCTTGTTTGTTTTCAATAGCACCTAAGTAAGCTTTGCCATCTTGCTGTTGCTGCTTCACCCATTGCAGAGTTTTATCTGACTCAACTTCTAAATAACGGTAAGGATCAGCTACCTGAACACCATGAATGGTTTCAATGACGCTATCTTGGCCCGCTATAACCGCTTCGGCCTGTGGTTCTTCAACAGATGGTGATTGGCACCCGACGATGGCAACCCCTAATCCGATAGCCAATAACTGTCTTTTGGCAAAAAAAGAATTAATTCGCATTATTTATATCCCTGATTCACTTATCCGTAGTGCAACACACCTGAACTGCCTGACTAGGTAAGCTTTTTTATTAAGTTGCCATAAATGGCCATTTTCAAGATGTACTATACAAACTAATAAAAAACAGCGCAAAAAATTGTTGTAGCCCTAGCTTGGCTTATGTCACGGCTCCATCATTAATAATCTAGCAACATAGATTAATTATATATTATGTAGAATTATGCATAAAACGTGACTAAGGACTCGTTAAGTAGCCTCTAGAGCGATAAAACCGTCAAAAACCCGCCACCAACACATTAGTAAAACTAATGATGACATTCAATTATTCTAGTTTGTAAGGTTAGCATCCTCGCTCTATAATTCGTCTCGTTTTCAGGAAGTGTCTGCCTAGCAGATTCGGAAACAAAGAACTCTTAAACTTTGGTGGTTATCCACGGAAGTTACATCCCTGGTTCTTAGCTTGACTTCCTTCCTTCAATTTGTTGATTGCAAATCATATATTTTTGCAGCCCGCTTACTTTTGTAAGCGGGCTTTTTTTTATCTTTTTTTTACCAATGCCTAAATAACAAAAAGCCCCGCTATATAAACAGGGCTAATATGGTGATTAAGGTAACAAGAGCACCTAGGTTAAATGCTTAAAGCGGTTTACTTATTCTAATCACTACTCTGCGGTTTCTGGCGCGCTCATCAATGCTTAGGTTTGATGCCACATGTCTACGCTCTCCATGACCCATGGTGTGAATACGACTCTGTGGAATACCGCTAGCCACAAACAGCTCTTTCACTGAATCTGCGCGCTGTACCGACACCTTTTCGTTAGCGCTGCGACCACCATAGCTATCGGTGTAAGCATCAATTAATACTAGATCAACATTTTGGTCGTAGGCTAGATATTCTTGTACCTTGCTAATTTGTGCCTTGGCATAACGTGTTAACTCCGTGCCACCCGACTCGTAGGTGAGCACTGTAAAGGCGATATCTTCAAAAGAGTAAGGCAGTAGTGTCGACAAGCAAGATTTAAACTGCGCGTATTGGCGCCTAAAGTTTACCGCAGACAAGCCAACCGCTATTTTATTACTCTCGTTGTACCAATCAGCATAATAAAAAGTAGGTTGCATACCGCTCTCAAGTTCGGCCAACATCGACCAAGCTGCGTTACGCGGCACTTCACCACTAAAATATTTCTGATAGGTCAGCTCAGTGATCTCTTTTGAAACCACACCTGGTCGCCATGCCGGCGCCATGCTCATTAACTTAGCCTCTGTGACTTGGTCAGGTTTAACCCACATATCGAGAGTAAAGTTCAAATTATGGTTTTTACCCGCAATACTGGTAAAAACAGCTTTTCCGTAGGAAGGGATATCGTGCTCAAGACGACACATTACCGGATTATTGCCGCTCACGCGCCACTGAGACTCTTCTAATGAAGCCACATATTGCTTTAAATCAGCGTTGGCAAAAAAGGGGAAGCATATTAATGTCGCAAAAAGAACGCTAAGCCGCATAAAACTACTCTCTATAATTGAGTCACTACACTCTATCGGCACAAAATTATCTTTCTTTAGCTTATAAAACGACCAAACGAACATGACAGTCATTATCTGTTGCCCCATAATAGGCACCTGCTAACTTTTTGGAAAATTTAATGACTGACACTTTCGACCCCAACAAATTGAAAAACCGCTTTAGAGGATACTTCCCAGTGGTTATCGATGTTGAAACAGCCGGGTTCAATTCAAAGACCGACGCGCTACTAGAAATTGCAGTCACTATGTTAAAGATGGATGACGACGGCATAATCGGCTTAGATAAGACGCTGCATTATCACATCGAGCCATTTGAAGGTTCTAACCTCGAACCAGAAGCGTTAGCATTCAACGGTATTGACCCGACTAACCCGCTTCGCGGCGCAGTAAGTGAGAAAGAAGCTTTTCTAGAGATATTTAAAGAGGTAAAAAAAGCCCAAAAAGCCTCAGAGTGTCATCGCAGTATTATTGTGGCCCATAATGCCGCATTCGATCATGGCTTTGTTAGCCAAGCCATCGAGCGTAATGGCCTTAAACGCACACCGTTTCACCCTTTTGCCACATTCGACACAGCTGCACTTGCAGGTCTTGCCATCGGCCAAACTGTATTGGCGAAAGCGTGCGCAATGGCAGGCATTCCATTTGATAACCGTGAAGCCCACTCGGCGTTATATGACACAGAGCGCACCGCGGAACTGTTCTGCTTAATCGTCAACCGCTGGAAGTCACTCGGCGGCTGGCCATACATCGCCGACGAGTCTGAGTCAGAAGATGTGGCGGAAGTAGACGTTAAACCTGAAGCCTAGCCGTAAGGTTAGCTTTCATCGCTAATTAAAAAGCCGCAAATAATGCGGCTTTTTTATGTTTTAAATTTGAGCTTGGAGTTAAGATCAAAGAACGCCAATTACTCAGGACTTATCGAAAAATCGTCTCACATTGTCTTTTGTTATAATTACCT
The Shewanella sp. KX20019 DNA segment above includes these coding regions:
- a CDS encoding flagellar protein MotY, giving the protein MRLSVLFATLICFPFFANADLKQYVASLEESQWRVSGNNPVMCRLEHDIPSYGKAVFTSIAGKNHNLNFTLDMWVKPDQVTEAKLMSMAPAWRPGVVSKEITELTYQKYFSGEVPRNAAWSMLAELESGMQPTFYYADWYNESNKIAVGLSAVNFRRQYAQFKSCLSTLLPYSFEDIAFTVLTYESGGTELTRYAKAQISKVQEYLAYDQNVDLVLIDAYTDSYGGRSANEKVSVQRADSVKELFVASGIPQSRIHTMGHGERRHVASNLSIDERARNRRVVIRISKPL
- the rnt gene encoding ribonuclease T gives rise to the protein MTDTFDPNKLKNRFRGYFPVVIDVETAGFNSKTDALLEIAVTMLKMDDDGIIGLDKTLHYHIEPFEGSNLEPEALAFNGIDPTNPLRGAVSEKEAFLEIFKEVKKAQKASECHRSIIVAHNAAFDHGFVSQAIERNGLKRTPFHPFATFDTAALAGLAIGQTVLAKACAMAGIPFDNREAHSALYDTERTAELFCLIVNRWKSLGGWPYIADESESEDVAEVDVKPEA